A part of Desulfonispora thiosulfatigenes DSM 11270 genomic DNA contains:
- the nusG gene encoding transcription termination/antitermination protein NusG — protein sequence MEKSWYVIHTYAGYENKVKTNLEKRMESMNMEDQIFQILVPMEDELEIKNGKQKIAKRKVFPGYVLVQMVMTDDSWYVVRNTTGVTGFVGTGAKPVPLHEYEVKKILKQMGVSETKTNIDFEIGESVQVIEGPFENFLGVIEEILPEKGKVKVLVSMFGRETPVELDFTQLQKNL from the coding sequence ATGGAAAAATCATGGTATGTTATTCATACTTATGCTGGGTATGAAAACAAAGTAAAAACAAATCTGGAAAAAAGAATGGAATCCATGAATATGGAAGACCAGATTTTCCAAATATTGGTACCGATGGAAGACGAGTTAGAAATAAAAAATGGAAAACAGAAGATAGCAAAACGCAAGGTTTTCCCAGGATATGTTTTAGTACAAATGGTAATGACGGATGATTCATGGTATGTCGTGAGAAACACAACAGGAGTGACAGGATTTGTCGGTACTGGAGCTAAACCTGTACCTCTGCATGAATATGAAGTAAAAAAGATACTAAAACAAATGGGAGTATCAGAAACAAAAACAAATATTGATTTCGAGATTGGTGAAAGCGTTCAAGTTATAGAAGGACCTTTTGAAAACTTCTTAGGGGTAATAGAAGAAATACTCCCGGAAAAAGGTAAAGTAAAGGTTCTAGTTTCAATGTTTGGACGGGAGACACCTGTTGAATTAGATTTTACTCAATTACAAAAAAACTTATAA
- the rplA gene encoding 50S ribosomal protein L1 — MAKHGKKYTDSVKDFDRLAFYEPQAGLELVKKTAKAKFDETIDLAVKLGVDPRHADQQIRGAVVLPHGTGRTRSVLVFAKGEKAKEAEAAGADFVGAEDMIAKIQTGWFGFDVVIATPDMMGLVGRLGRVLGPKGLMPNPKTGTVTFDIDKAVNEVKAGKVEYRVDKTSIIHVPIGKASFELDKLEENLSALMDVLMKAKPASAKGQYVKSVTLSSTMGPGVKINPHSY; from the coding sequence ATGGCTAAACATGGCAAAAAGTATACTGATTCAGTAAAAGACTTTGATAGATTGGCTTTTTATGAACCCCAAGCTGGGTTAGAATTAGTTAAAAAAACAGCTAAGGCAAAATTTGATGAAACAATCGATTTAGCAGTTAAACTTGGTGTTGATCCGCGTCATGCTGACCAACAAATTAGAGGTGCTGTAGTTTTACCACATGGCACTGGAAGAACAAGATCTGTATTAGTTTTTGCAAAGGGCGAAAAGGCTAAAGAAGCGGAAGCTGCTGGTGCTGATTTCGTTGGAGCTGAAGATATGATCGCTAAAATTCAAACTGGATGGTTTGGTTTTGACGTAGTTATAGCAACTCCAGATATGATGGGTCTAGTAGGTCGTTTAGGTCGTGTATTAGGACCAAAAGGTCTTATGCCGAATCCAAAAACAGGTACTGTTACCTTTGATATAGATAAAGCTGTAAATGAAGTAAAAGCTGGTAAAGTTGAATATCGTGTTGATAAAACAAGCATTATTCATGTACCAATAGGCAAAGCTTCTTTTGAGTTAGACAAGCTTGAAGAAAACCTTTCTGCGCTAATGGATGTGCTTATGAAAGCTAAACCTGCAAGTGCAAAAGGTCAATATGTTAAAAGTGTTACACTTTCATCAACTATGGGTCCTGGTGTAAAAATCAATCCACATAGTTATTAA
- the rplK gene encoding 50S ribosomal protein L11, which yields MAKKVIGFIKLQVPAAKANPAPPVGPALGQHGVNIMGFCKEFNERTKNQAGLIIPVEITVYADRTFTFVTKTPPAAVLLKQAAGIAKASGEPNRNKVAKVSAAKVKEIAESKMEDLNAASVEAAIRMIEGTARSMGIEIEA from the coding sequence ATGGCTAAAAAAGTAATAGGATTTATAAAATTACAAGTTCCAGCAGCTAAAGCAAACCCAGCTCCACCAGTTGGACCAGCATTAGGACAACATGGTGTTAATATTATGGGTTTCTGTAAAGAGTTTAACGAAAGAACAAAAAATCAAGCAGGATTAATTATTCCTGTTGAAATTACAGTATATGCAGACCGTACTTTCACATTTGTAACGAAGACTCCTCCAGCAGCTGTATTATTAAAACAAGCAGCAGGAATTGCTAAAGCTTCAGGAGAACCAAATCGTAACAAAGTAGCGAAAGTATCAGCAGCAAAGGTTAAAGAAATTGCTGAAAGCAAAATGGAAGATTTAAATGCTGCATCAGTTGAAGCAGCTATACGCATGATTGAAGGTACTGCTCGCAGTATGGGTATTGAGATAGAAGCTTAA
- the rpmG gene encoding 50S ribosomal protein L33, whose protein sequence is MRVGITLACTECKRRNYSSTKNKKNKPDRMEFKKYCPFCKNHTIHKETK, encoded by the coding sequence GTGCGCGTAGGTATTACATTGGCATGTACTGAATGTAAGCGCCGTAATTATAGCTCGACAAAGAACAAAAAGAACAAACCTGATAGAATGGAATTTAAAAAATATTGTCCATTTTGCAAAAACCACACTATTCATAAAGAAACTAAGTAA
- the rplJ gene encoding 50S ribosomal protein L10, with product MSNLNKKKQEVAILREKFEGAKSAVITDYCGLNVAEVTELRANLRNAGVEFKVVKNTLLTIAANEAGIEGTEEYFKGPTAIAYGVTDAVAPAQIISKFAKDHKNLEVKAGILEGKVISQAQVDALANLPSREVLLTQFAGLLQAPIVGLVNVLQGPIRKMGYALEEVRKAKELEA from the coding sequence TTGAGTAACCTCAATAAGAAGAAACAGGAAGTAGCTATCCTAAGAGAAAAATTTGAAGGTGCTAAATCTGCTGTTATTACAGACTATTGTGGTCTGAATGTAGCAGAGGTTACTGAATTAAGAGCAAATTTAAGAAATGCTGGTGTAGAATTTAAAGTTGTTAAAAATACTCTTTTAACAATTGCTGCTAATGAAGCAGGCATCGAAGGAACTGAAGAATATTTCAAAGGTCCTACGGCTATAGCTTATGGTGTTACTGATGCAGTAGCTCCTGCTCAAATTATTTCAAAGTTTGCTAAAGATCACAAAAATTTAGAAGTTAAAGCTGGTATCCTTGAAGGTAAAGTTATTAGCCAAGCTCAGGTTGATGCATTAGCAAATCTTCCTTCAAGAGAAGTACTGCTTACTCAGTTTGCTGGGTTGCTACAAGCACCTATTGTTGGGCTTGTTAATGTTTTACAAGGACCTATTAGAAAAATGGGTTATGCACTTGAAGAAGTTAGAAAAGCAAAAGAACTAGAAGCTTAA
- the rplL gene encoding 50S ribosomal protein L7/L12, with protein sequence MSKINDIIETVKGLSVLELSELVKAFEEEFGVSAAAPVAVAAGVAAPAAEAAEEQSEFDVILASAGDKKINVIKVVREITGLGLKDAKELVDGAPKAVKEGVSKDEAEELKAKLTEAGASVELK encoded by the coding sequence ATGTCTAAAATTAACGATATTATTGAAACAGTAAAAGGACTTTCTGTATTAGAATTATCTGAATTAGTAAAAGCATTTGAAGAAGAATTTGGTGTTAGCGCTGCAGCTCCAGTTGCAGTTGCTGCAGGAGTTGCTGCACCAGCAGCTGAAGCTGCTGAAGAACAATCTGAGTTTGATGTAATCTTAGCTAGCGCTGGAGATAAAAAAATCAACGTAATTAAAGTAGTTCGTGAAATTACTGGTTTAGGATTAAAAGATGCAAAAGAATTAGTTGACGGTGCTCCAAAAGCAGTTAAAGAAGGAGTTTCAAAAGACGAAGCTGAAGAATTAAAAGCGAAATTAACTGAAGCTGGTGCTTCAGTAGAACTTAAGTAA